The Neochlamydia sp. S13 genome has a segment encoding these proteins:
- a CDS encoding NYN domain-containing protein, with product MHYFIDGYNLMFRVLKADNELQAQREAIIQDLNKKIHLLGLQATIIFDAHHQAGESSRTHLQQLEIIFTSTGETADERILQELKHSKNPRQETIITSDKKLAWLARRRNARTETVEDFLVWLNARYQKRLKYSKQQASPLEVKQKSILRFSQKKTLLSKPLTSVEGCFEFYHQQFEISFQSMVNAHSIKKKEGPHQAKRDSKDSNRELDKGLTMMERWQKAFERDPSLDEI from the coding sequence AAAGCTGACAATGAGCTGCAAGCCCAAAGAGAAGCTATTATCCAAGACTTAAATAAAAAAATTCATCTGCTTGGCCTCCAGGCCACCATCATTTTTGATGCTCATCATCAAGCAGGGGAAAGTTCCCGTACACATCTGCAACAACTAGAAATTATTTTTACAAGCACCGGAGAAACAGCAGATGAACGTATTTTGCAGGAATTAAAACATAGTAAAAATCCTCGTCAAGAAACCATTATTACTTCTGATAAAAAGTTAGCTTGGCTTGCCCGAAGGCGAAATGCTAGGACAGAAACTGTTGAAGATTTCTTAGTATGGCTGAATGCTCGCTATCAAAAAAGACTTAAATACTCTAAACAGCAGGCTTCCCCCCTAGAGGTTAAGCAAAAATCCATCCTGCGCTTCTCCCAAAAAAAAACTCTTTTATCTAAGCCTCTTACTTCAGTAGAAGGGTGCTTCGAGTTTTATCATCAGCAGTTTGAAATCTCTTTTCAATCGATGGTTAATGCCCACTCCATCAAAAAAAAAGAAGGGCCCCATCAAGCAAAAAGAGATTCTAAAGACTCTAATAGAGAATTAGATAAGGGATTAACAATGATGGAAAGGTGGCAAAAAGCATTTGAACGAGATCCAAGCTTAGATGAAATTTAA